Proteins found in one Halobaculum sp. MBLA0147 genomic segment:
- the hemA gene encoding glutamyl-tRNA reductase — MNTSGVIGGVSVAHGRATVDQIEAAGADTAAETVARLSRAPGVEEAFALSTCNRSEAYVAGEDAAALRTALSGFAPTVPDGAIRRLDHEESIRHLMRVASGLESLVVGEDQIIGQVRDAADEAREAGAMGDRLDDVVTKAIHVGERARTETAINEGTVSLGSAAVELADEAVGVAGETALVVGAGEMGTLVARSLAATAVDEVLVANRTLSTAEHVAAELDASAEALPLSATGRALERAEIVVTATNADDHVLEAADFSHRDVALCIDLAQPRDVAPAAETTVDLRDIDDLEAVTAAARDRRQSEVREVEALIDEEFDRLLDRFKRDRADDAVSAMYEAAERTKRRELDEALTKLEAQGELTDEQRETVASLADALVGQLLAAPTKSLREAAAEDDWNTIHTAMQLFDPEFDEISPEDVPAGPPDGVPADAEMPDDLPFGPDGD, encoded by the coding sequence ATGAACACCTCGGGAGTGATCGGCGGCGTCAGCGTCGCCCACGGTCGCGCGACCGTCGACCAGATCGAGGCGGCCGGGGCGGACACGGCCGCCGAGACGGTCGCACGACTGTCGCGAGCACCGGGTGTCGAGGAGGCGTTCGCGCTCTCGACGTGTAACCGCTCGGAGGCGTACGTCGCCGGTGAGGACGCCGCGGCGCTGCGGACGGCGCTGTCGGGGTTCGCCCCGACGGTGCCGGACGGCGCGATCCGGCGGTTGGACCACGAGGAGAGCATCCGCCACCTGATGCGCGTCGCCAGCGGGCTGGAGTCGCTCGTCGTCGGCGAGGACCAGATCATCGGCCAGGTGCGCGACGCCGCCGACGAGGCCCGAGAGGCCGGAGCGATGGGCGACCGGCTGGACGACGTGGTGACGAAGGCGATCCACGTCGGCGAGCGCGCACGGACGGAGACGGCGATCAACGAGGGGACGGTGTCGCTCGGGTCGGCGGCCGTCGAGTTGGCCGACGAGGCGGTCGGCGTCGCCGGCGAGACGGCGTTGGTCGTCGGGGCCGGCGAGATGGGGACGCTCGTCGCGCGGTCGCTGGCGGCCACGGCCGTCGACGAGGTGCTCGTCGCCAACCGGACGCTGTCGACGGCCGAACACGTCGCCGCCGAACTCGACGCGTCGGCGGAGGCGCTGCCGTTGTCGGCGACCGGGCGAGCCCTGGAACGAGCCGAGATCGTCGTGACAGCGACGAACGCGGACGACCACGTCCTCGAGGCGGCGGACTTCTCTCACCGCGACGTGGCGCTGTGTATCGACCTCGCGCAGCCACGCGACGTGGCGCCGGCCGCGGAGACGACCGTCGACCTCCGCGACATCGACGACCTGGAGGCGGTGACCGCGGCGGCGCGCGACCGGCGGCAGTCGGAGGTCCGCGAGGTGGAGGCACTGATCGACGAGGAGTTCGACCGCCTGCTCGACCGGTTCAAGCGCGACCGTGCGGACGACGCCGTCTCGGCGATGTACGAGGCCGCCGAGCGGACGAAACGCCGCGAGTTGGACGAGGCGCTGACGAAACTCGAGGCGCAAGGCGAGTTGACGGACGAGCAGCGCGAGACGGTCGCGTCGTTGGCCGACGCCCTCGTCGGGCAGTTGCTGGCGGCCCCGACGAAGAGTCTCCGCGAGGCGGCTGCCGAGGACGACTGGAACACGATCCACACCGCGATGCAGTTGTTCGACCCCGAGTTCGACGAGATATCGCCCGAGGACGTGCCCGCCGGACCGCCGGACGGGGTCCCGGCCGACGCCGAGATGCCCGACGACCTCCCGTTCGGGCCCGACGGAGACTGA
- a CDS encoding bifunctional precorrin-2 dehydrogenase/sirohydrochlorin ferrochelatase: MIPLLHDFDGERVLIVGGGAVGARKARTFAREAETVVVSPAFADDDFAGANLIRAAPDPDDLAAWVDRVDPALVVAATDDETVNEAAETAAREHGALVNRADHSGERDPGSVVVPATIRDDPVVVALATGGTAPALSRYLRERLDDEIAGAGEMATVLGTVREELKADEPDPETRRRAITRILESPDVWKALRTEPAKARGEARRIVEEVTG; encoded by the coding sequence GTGATCCCACTGCTCCACGACTTCGACGGCGAGCGCGTGCTGATCGTCGGCGGCGGTGCCGTCGGGGCACGGAAGGCCCGCACCTTCGCCCGCGAGGCGGAGACGGTCGTCGTCAGCCCCGCGTTCGCGGACGACGACTTCGCCGGCGCGAACCTGATCCGGGCGGCACCCGACCCCGATGACCTCGCGGCGTGGGTCGACCGCGTCGACCCGGCGCTGGTCGTCGCGGCGACGGACGACGAGACGGTCAACGAAGCCGCCGAGACAGCCGCTCGCGAGCACGGCGCCCTGGTGAACCGCGCGGACCACTCGGGAGAACGCGACCCCGGCAGCGTCGTCGTTCCGGCGACGATCCGCGACGACCCGGTGGTGGTGGCGCTGGCGACCGGCGGCACCGCCCCGGCGCTGTCGCGGTACCTCCGCGAGCGGCTCGACGACGAGATCGCGGGTGCTGGGGAGATGGCGACGGTACTGGGGACGGTTCGCGAGGAGCTGAAAGCCGACGAACCGGACCCAGAGACGCGGAGACGTGCGATTACCAGGATCTTGGAATCCCCGGACGTTTGGAAGGCTTTACGTACGGAACCCGCGAAGGCTCGCGGCGAGGCGAGACGGATCGTGGAGGAGGTCACAGGATGA
- a CDS encoding DUF5778 family protein has translation MTEQSAVDRDLYERTKALLEPGEIELVGCIVHTDLGGDEDLEMQDLVVEINEVIAEAADAGETYIEAGNDDTDFSSNQYQGLTVADEAFVWESQHLLRDGTFDLVFYYEADTDQTAVVDGVESLGPDVTPVPDPDVEDRLDGDESA, from the coding sequence ATGACCGAGCAGTCAGCGGTGGACCGCGACCTCTACGAGCGGACGAAGGCACTCCTCGAGCCGGGCGAGATCGAACTGGTCGGCTGTATCGTCCACACCGACCTGGGCGGCGACGAGGACCTCGAGATGCAGGACCTCGTGGTCGAGATCAACGAGGTGATCGCCGAGGCCGCCGACGCCGGCGAGACGTACATCGAGGCGGGTAACGACGACACGGACTTCTCCTCGAACCAGTACCAGGGGCTCACCGTCGCCGACGAGGCGTTCGTCTGGGAGTCACAACACCTCCTCCGCGACGGCACGTTCGACCTGGTGTTCTACTACGAGGCCGACACCGACCAGACGGCGGTCGTCGACGGGGTCGAGTCACTCGGTCCGGACGTGACGCCCGTCCCCGACCCGGACGTGGAAGACCGGCTCGACGGCGACGAGTCGGCGTAG
- a CDS encoding DMT family transporter codes for MLVPFAVLALAWGGSFVGIEIAVAHAPPLLLAGLRYAVAAAVVVPYALATESRLVPRSWDDLGAAGAAAAFTIAGYQAFLFVGSQYVPGSVAAVVVSTSPVVTALLAGVLLHESSDAADGVGFVLGLAGVVLVARPDPGALGGTAVGVGLVFLGAVSFALGAVGTRSFDPTLPTTAIQAWATVGGAAALLVGSVLRGESPPAPSTVPLEALVAFAYVALVAGAGGYLLYFRLLATVGATETTLISYAEPVVAAAVAFLVLGQPITAPTLVGFGVVAVGFGVVERDRLRRAVDRRLAARIVGRADH; via the coding sequence GTGCTGGTTCCGTTCGCGGTGTTGGCGCTCGCGTGGGGTGGGAGTTTCGTGGGGATCGAGATCGCGGTCGCACACGCGCCGCCGCTGTTGCTCGCCGGGCTGCGGTACGCCGTGGCGGCGGCGGTCGTGGTGCCGTACGCACTCGCGACCGAGTCACGACTGGTGCCGCGGTCGTGGGACGACCTCGGCGCGGCCGGTGCGGCGGCCGCGTTCACGATCGCCGGCTACCAGGCGTTCCTCTTCGTCGGGAGCCAGTACGTCCCGGGGAGTGTCGCGGCGGTCGTCGTCTCCACGTCGCCGGTCGTGACCGCGCTGCTGGCGGGCGTCCTGCTCCACGAGTCGAGCGACGCGGCCGACGGCGTCGGGTTCGTGCTCGGGTTGGCGGGTGTCGTCCTCGTCGCGCGACCGGATCCGGGTGCGCTCGGCGGGACGGCGGTCGGCGTCGGGCTGGTGTTCCTCGGGGCGGTGTCGTTCGCGCTCGGTGCGGTCGGGACGCGCTCGTTCGACCCGACGCTGCCGACGACGGCGATCCAGGCGTGGGCGACCGTCGGCGGCGCAGCGGCGCTGCTCGTCGGCTCCGTGCTCCGTGGGGAGTCCCCGCCGGCGCCGTCGACGGTCCCGCTGGAGGCGCTGGTCGCGTTCGCCTACGTGGCACTCGTCGCCGGCGCGGGCGGGTACCTGTTGTACTTCCGTCTGCTGGCGACCGTGGGGGCGACGGAGACGACGCTGATCTCGTACGCCGAGCCGGTGGTGGCGGCCGCCGTCGCGTTCCTCGTGCTCGGGCAGCCGATCACGGCACCGACGCTCGTCGGGTTCGGCGTCGTCGCCGTCGGGTTCGGGGTGGTGGAACGTGACCGACTGCGGCGTGCCGTCGACCGCCGACTCGCCGCCCGAATCGTCGGCCGTGCCGACCACTGA
- a CDS encoding Lrp/AsnC family transcriptional regulator: MDERDVKILKAVSDLETGSIERVSEHTGIPVSTIHYRLNNLREEGVIDNDLYDLDLDALGLGVTVVLEVLTSYDDGHAAMGEEIAEVEGVTQVFFTMGETDFVVIARLPDSDDVERLISDFERLDHVDRTNSTFVVARERDTTRPLQSYSEASLVEALVDE; encoded by the coding sequence GTGGACGAACGAGACGTGAAGATCCTGAAGGCGGTCTCGGATCTCGAGACGGGGAGCATCGAGCGCGTGAGCGAGCACACCGGCATTCCGGTGTCGACGATCCACTACCGGCTGAACAACCTCCGCGAGGAGGGCGTGATCGACAACGATCTGTACGACCTGGATCTGGACGCACTCGGACTGGGTGTGACGGTCGTGTTGGAGGTGTTGACGAGCTACGACGACGGGCACGCGGCGATGGGCGAGGAGATCGCCGAAGTGGAGGGGGTGACGCAGGTGTTCTTCACGATGGGGGAGACGGACTTCGTCGTGATCGCACGCTTGCCGGACAGCGACGACGTCGAGCGGCTGATCTCCGACTTCGAACGACTCGACCACGTCGACCGGACGAACTCCACGTTCGTCGTCGCCCGCGAGCGGGACACGACGCGGCCGCTCCAGAGCTACTCCGAGGCGTCGCTGGTGGAGGCGCTCGTCGACGAGTAG
- a CDS encoding helicase C-terminal domain-containing protein — protein sequence MEPARIPESFPAPSHRGNQRQALRDIRDAFAAGNDVVLVRAPTGSGKSLLARAVAGAARTVEEAEPAQATGAYYTTPQVSQLDDVAEDELLEHLQVIRGKSNYTCILPGEETTPVDRAPCARERGYDCSVQHRCPYYAARAVASNRAIAATTLAYFMRTAGSDVFRKRDVVVIDEAHGLAEWAEMYATIDISPRTVPVWDDVRVPDVTDADDTVERTVRFAESLAGVCERAVEELRTQQELSPQEAARRDRLAERKSELAWFVRDARDPESPTTWVVDQPDGAGGAISITPLDPARYLRHTVWDRGNKFALLSATILDKRSFCRGVGLDPADVALVEVGHTFPVENRPLFDTTCGKMTYDHRDETAPEIARLCVRLMAHHPDEKGLIHAHSYDIARRLASRFADAGVGPRVRTHGRHDRDEQLAQWQAADEPEVFVSVKMEEALDLKGDRCRWQVLCKAPYRNTSDSTVARRLKDDQWGWYYRTALRTVIQACGRVVRAPDDYGATYLADASLLELFDRAATDMPPWFQDQIDRLSEPSLPAFDPDAALSGVSATPAAGRVPRGGLDVDGAGSAGATGAGGGGSTASGGSGGGGSAGGSSSGGRDRDGSDGRAGADDEDDELADHPLSDVWG from the coding sequence GTGGAGCCCGCACGGATCCCCGAGTCGTTCCCCGCACCCAGCCACCGCGGCAACCAGCGGCAGGCGCTGCGGGACATCCGCGACGCGTTCGCGGCGGGCAACGACGTGGTGCTCGTGCGGGCGCCGACCGGCAGCGGGAAGTCGCTGCTCGCGCGGGCCGTCGCCGGCGCGGCCCGCACCGTCGAGGAGGCCGAGCCCGCACAGGCGACGGGGGCGTACTACACCACGCCGCAGGTGTCACAGCTCGACGACGTGGCGGAAGACGAGTTGCTCGAGCACCTCCAGGTGATCCGCGGGAAGTCCAACTACACCTGTATCCTGCCGGGCGAGGAGACGACACCGGTCGACCGCGCGCCGTGTGCCCGCGAGCGGGGGTACGACTGTTCGGTGCAACACCGGTGTCCGTACTACGCCGCGCGGGCGGTGGCGTCGAACCGGGCCATCGCGGCGACGACGCTGGCGTACTTCATGCGCACCGCCGGCTCGGACGTGTTCCGCAAACGCGACGTGGTCGTGATCGACGAGGCTCACGGCCTCGCGGAGTGGGCGGAGATGTACGCCACGATCGACATCTCGCCTCGAACCGTCCCGGTCTGGGACGACGTGCGCGTCCCGGACGTGACCGACGCCGACGACACCGTCGAGCGCACCGTCCGGTTCGCGGAGTCGCTGGCCGGGGTCTGCGAGCGAGCCGTCGAGGAGCTCCGCACACAGCAGGAACTCTCCCCGCAGGAGGCGGCCCGTCGCGACCGGCTCGCGGAACGGAAGTCGGAGCTCGCGTGGTTCGTCAGAGACGCCCGCGATCCGGAGTCGCCGACGACGTGGGTCGTCGACCAGCCCGACGGCGCGGGTGGCGCAATCTCGATCACGCCGTTGGACCCCGCGCGGTACCTCCGACACACCGTCTGGGACCGCGGGAACAAGTTCGCGCTGCTGTCGGCGACGATCCTCGACAAACGGTCCTTCTGTCGCGGCGTCGGCCTTGACCCCGCGGACGTGGCGCTCGTCGAGGTGGGGCACACGTTCCCGGTCGAGAACCGCCCGTTGTTCGACACCACCTGTGGGAAGATGACCTACGACCACCGGGACGAGACGGCCCCGGAGATCGCCCGGCTGTGTGTCCGGCTGATGGCTCACCACCCGGACGAGAAGGGGTTGATCCACGCCCACTCGTACGACATCGCCCGGCGACTCGCGAGTCGGTTCGCCGACGCCGGGGTCGGACCGCGGGTACGGACTCACGGCCGCCACGACCGCGACGAGCAACTGGCGCAGTGGCAGGCCGCCGACGAGCCGGAGGTGTTCGTCTCCGTCAAGATGGAGGAGGCGCTGGACCTGAAGGGGGACCGCTGTCGGTGGCAGGTGTTGTGTAAGGCGCCGTACCGCAACACGAGCGACTCGACGGTCGCCCGGCGGCTCAAGGACGACCAGTGGGGGTGGTACTACCGCACGGCCCTCCGGACGGTGATCCAAGCCTGTGGACGGGTAGTGCGTGCGCCCGACGACTACGGCGCGACGTACCTCGCGGACGCCTCGCTGCTGGAGTTGTTCGACCGCGCCGCGACGGACATGCCCCCGTGGTTCCAGGACCAGATCGACCGGCTCTCGGAACCGTCGCTGCCCGCGTTCGACCCCGACGCCGCGCTGTCGGGTGTGTCTGCGACACCCGCCGCCGGGCGGGTGCCGCGTGGTGGACTGGACGTGGACGGGGCCGGCAGTGCGGGTGCGACGGGGGCGGGTGGCGGCGGGTCGACGGCGAGTGGTGGATCGGGAGGTGGTGGCTCGGCGGGTGGTAGTTCGTCGGGCGGTCGCGACCGAGACGGGTCGGATGGTAGGGCGGGGGCGGACGACGAGGACGACGAGTTGGCTGACCACCCGCTGTCGGACGTGTGGGGGTAG
- a CDS encoding 60S ribosomal export protein NMD3, which produces MSESRESREFCPECGETVPPRSEPLPGQPRDRDRLLCDDCYFERFDLVDAPERVEVRVCAQCGAVHRGNAWVDVGARDYTDVAIEEVTQALGVHLDAREVSWGVDPEQVDETTIRMHCSFSGIVRGSAIETETTVPVKISRETCERCGRIAGGSYAATVQVRAHDRRPSQTERDEAVAIAREVVAEREDAGDREAFLTEVNRTDDGPDVKLSTTKLGGRIADRIVRELGGSVSESATLVTEDGDGNEVYRVTYSVRLPRHRPGDVIDPEPVGLTAVEGDGPVLVRTVADTVTGVRLTDGRQFRTDADLAEATRLGHVDDAEAVTLVTVEDDNAVQVLDPETFEARSVPNPDFFDADDVVEGETVPAVKFDGEVYLLPQTDVDEV; this is translated from the coding sequence GTGAGCGAGTCGCGCGAGTCACGGGAGTTCTGTCCGGAGTGTGGGGAGACGGTGCCGCCGCGGTCGGAGCCGCTGCCCGGGCAGCCACGCGACCGCGACCGCCTGCTGTGTGACGACTGTTACTTCGAGCGGTTCGACCTCGTCGACGCACCCGAGCGGGTCGAGGTCCGGGTCTGTGCCCAGTGTGGCGCGGTCCACCGCGGCAACGCCTGGGTGGACGTGGGCGCTCGCGACTACACCGACGTGGCGATCGAGGAGGTCACCCAGGCGTTGGGAGTCCACCTCGACGCCCGCGAGGTGTCGTGGGGTGTCGACCCCGAACAGGTCGACGAGACGACGATCCGGATGCACTGTTCGTTCTCGGGGATCGTCCGCGGGTCCGCGATCGAGACGGAGACGACCGTCCCGGTGAAGATCTCGCGGGAGACCTGCGAGCGGTGTGGCCGGATCGCCGGGGGGTCGTACGCCGCGACGGTGCAGGTGCGGGCCCACGACCGGCGCCCCTCCCAGACGGAACGCGACGAGGCGGTCGCGATCGCCCGCGAGGTCGTCGCCGAGCGGGAGGACGCGGGCGACCGCGAGGCGTTCCTGACGGAGGTGAACCGCACCGACGACGGGCCGGACGTGAAGCTCTCGACGACGAAACTCGGCGGCCGGATCGCGGACCGGATCGTCCGCGAACTCGGCGGGAGTGTCTCCGAGTCCGCGACGCTGGTGACCGAAGACGGCGACGGCAACGAGGTGTACCGCGTCACCTACTCCGTCAGGCTCCCACGGCACCGCCCGGGCGACGTGATCGACCCCGAGCCCGTCGGGTTGACCGCCGTCGAGGGTGACGGCCCGGTGCTCGTTCGCACCGTCGCCGACACGGTCACCGGCGTCCGGTTGACCGACGGCCGGCAGTTCCGCACCGACGCGGACCTCGCGGAGGCGACACGGTTGGGCCACGTCGACGACGCCGAGGCGGTGACGCTGGTGACCGTCGAGGACGACAACGCCGTGCAGGTGCTCGACCCCGAGACGTTCGAGGCCCGGTCCGTCCCGAACCCGGACTTCTTCGACGCCGACGACGTCGTCGAGGGCGAGACCGTGCCGGCGGTGAAGTTCGACGGCGAGGTGTACCTGCTGCCGCAAACAGATGTCGACGAAGTGTAG
- a CDS encoding twin-arginine translocase subunit TatC, with amino-acid sequence MTDGSDGDDTRPHGDAATPESSADAGETSGAAEETDGGTDEGPSGAAAETDSAATDAGDPAETDDSRDVTGDETDGADESGETVTGDTDEGDGTDGADETAVDDDETDAGDGGGTGDAGDADGGSLKRVADDEWDGSDARGGPSVDDHTTVGGRRDYDRPGRDEAVDTDGSAASDDSAGTDDTAIEADTAAPAASDTDTTDDTAADADATGASDPEPGQAEADGGDAPLAEEALTDTRAGDGPVANPEHVPTETIDEADEGLFGEGPESDEEMPLTEHIEEMMRRLGYVFAVAGTVILAVLVIGNYVPAVPDAEAIITFLWDTHVDFDNYRPYVYGPLELLLTKLKVAGLAGLVVALPVFVYQTYRFMRPGLYPHERRYYLAAVPTSLVLALVGVAFAHFVVLPAIFQYFISYTEASASLAFGLRETFNLILLLMGYMAIVFQIPLFIQLAIMMGVVTREWLEQRRLLFWGSFLGLSFVVSPDPTGMSPIIVAATMVVLFEGTLALLRWTGN; translated from the coding sequence ATGACCGACGGCTCGGACGGGGACGACACCCGGCCGCACGGGGACGCGGCCACACCCGAGTCGAGTGCCGACGCCGGTGAGACGAGCGGTGCCGCCGAGGAGACGGACGGCGGCACCGACGAGGGGCCGAGCGGTGCTGCCGCCGAGACGGACAGCGCCGCGACCGACGCCGGTGACCCCGCCGAGACCGACGACTCTCGCGACGTAACCGGCGACGAGACGGACGGAGCAGACGAGAGCGGCGAGACGGTGACCGGTGACACGGACGAGGGAGACGGGACGGACGGAGCAGACGAGACCGCCGTGGACGACGACGAGACGGACGCAGGTGACGGAGGCGGAACCGGAGACGCGGGTGACGCGGACGGCGGGAGCCTGAAGCGGGTCGCCGACGACGAGTGGGACGGCAGCGACGCACGCGGCGGCCCCAGCGTCGACGACCACACGACGGTCGGTGGGCGCCGCGACTACGACCGGCCGGGACGTGACGAGGCGGTCGACACCGACGGGTCGGCCGCGAGCGACGACTCGGCCGGGACGGACGACACCGCGATCGAGGCCGACACCGCAGCCCCCGCCGCGAGCGACACCGACACCACGGACGACACCGCAGCCGACGCCGACGCGACGGGAGCGAGTGACCCGGAGCCGGGTCAGGCGGAGGCGGACGGCGGCGACGCGCCGCTGGCGGAGGAGGCGCTGACCGACACTCGGGCCGGCGACGGGCCGGTCGCGAACCCGGAACACGTCCCTACCGAGACGATCGACGAGGCCGACGAGGGGCTGTTCGGCGAGGGACCGGAGTCGGACGAGGAGATGCCGCTGACCGAACACATCGAGGAGATGATGCGCCGGCTCGGCTACGTGTTCGCGGTCGCCGGCACGGTGATCCTCGCGGTGCTCGTGATCGGCAACTACGTCCCGGCGGTGCCCGACGCCGAGGCGATCATCACCTTCCTGTGGGACACACACGTCGACTTCGACAACTACCGGCCGTACGTCTACGGCCCGCTGGAACTGCTCTTGACGAAGCTGAAGGTCGCGGGCCTGGCGGGGCTCGTCGTCGCCCTCCCGGTCTTCGTCTACCAGACGTACCGGTTCATGCGGCCGGGCTTGTACCCCCACGAGCGGCGGTACTACCTCGCGGCGGTGCCGACCAGTCTCGTGTTGGCGCTGGTCGGGGTCGCGTTCGCACACTTCGTCGTGCTCCCGGCGATCTTCCAGTACTTCATCAGCTACACGGAGGCCAGCGCGAGCCTCGCGTTCGGGCTGCGAGAGACGTTCAACCTGATCCTGCTGTTGATGGGGTACATGGCGATCGTCTTCCAGATCCCGCTGTTCATCCAGCTCGCGATCATGATGGGTGTCGTCACCCGCGAGTGGCTCGAACAGCGCCGGCTGCTGTTCTGGGGGTCGTTCCTCGGGCTCTCCTTCGTCGTCTCGCCGGACCCGACCGGGATGTCCCCGATCATCGTCGCCGCGACGATGGTCGTGTTGTTCGAGGGGACACTCGCGCTGTTGCGGTGGACCGGGAACTGA